The Desulfobulbaceae bacterium DB1 genome includes a region encoding these proteins:
- a CDS encoding CRISPR-associated endonuclease Cas2, with protein MWILAIYDICEPRRLNRVAKILKDYGYRVQKSKFEIEVSDRSFAELRTRIAGVIEDSVDGVKYIPLCDRCRGKTEIIGLGRYVDPDHEFVIV; from the coding sequence ATGTGGATTCTCGCCATATACGATATCTGCGAACCCCGCCGTTTGAACCGGGTGGCAAAAATTCTCAAGGACTACGGTTACCGGGTGCAGAAGTCGAAGTTTGAAATCGAGGTGAGCGACCGCTCCTTTGCCGAGCTGCGAACCAGAATCGCCGGGGTGATAGAAGACAGCGTGGACGGCGTCAAGTATATCCCGCTGTGTGACCGCTGCCGGGGCAAGACGGAAATCATCGGCCTGGGACGATACGTTGACCCGGACCATGAGTTTGTGATAGTGTGA
- a CDS encoding CRISPR-associated endonuclease Cas2 produces MNTVVVYDIVSNRRRVRFHKFLKELGIRSQKSVFECRLDAREVRQIRLYCCEHLNLTEDAVRIYRVCAGCMDKAIIQGQGLTFSRLDWEVI; encoded by the coding sequence ATGAACACGGTAGTGGTGTATGATATTGTCAGTAATCGCCGCAGGGTCCGCTTTCATAAATTTCTAAAAGAGCTTGGCATCCGCAGCCAGAAGTCTGTTTTTGAGTGCCGTCTTGATGCCCGCGAGGTGCGGCAGATCCGGCTATACTGCTGTGAACATCTCAATCTGACGGAGGATGCGGTGCGCATCTACCGGGTCTGCGCCGGCTGTATGGACAAGGCAATCATCCAGGGCCAGGGACTTACTTTCAGCCGGCTTGATTGGGAGGTGATCTGA
- a CDS encoding CRISPR-associated endonuclease Cas1, whose protein sequence is MHIYITTQGSRLVREGRHLLVKKGEDTYRTLFVEKLKQVVLFGNIELTPAARSLLFRHGVDTVFCTRDGRYQGRFATPEPKNVMLRKRQFRLLDDQDFGLRFCREIVRGKLSNMVTLLMRIRRTRDRNEPKIAAREIRALFTGIAAAETIDSLRGYEGRGSAIYFNALRWGLQQDHGFARRVRRPPTDPVNAVLSLLYTFLFNRVYAAIRQVNLDPHPAFLHVPDYGRHSLVMDLMEEFRVIIVDTLVLSLFNLKILKKEDFRVEHPAPAALPAPPSEPLVDVTADPYGHMSDLDSSDQFDVPSQRMGENTPDDLDMEDSGGKPAVKLHDDAFRRVVENFERKLTTEFYYPPEERVITYDAALVAQAGMYRKVIEGSLLVYQPLQLK, encoded by the coding sequence ATGCACATCTATATTACCACCCAGGGTTCCCGCCTTGTCCGTGAGGGCCGCCATCTGCTGGTCAAAAAAGGCGAGGACACCTACCGCACCCTTTTTGTCGAAAAACTGAAACAGGTGGTGCTGTTCGGCAATATCGAACTGACACCGGCGGCCCGCTCCCTGCTTTTCCGGCACGGGGTTGATACGGTTTTCTGCACCAGGGACGGGCGCTACCAGGGCCGCTTTGCCACGCCCGAGCCGAAAAACGTCATGCTGCGCAAGCGCCAGTTCCGCCTGCTCGACGACCAGGATTTCGGTTTGCGTTTCTGCCGCGAGATCGTGCGCGGCAAGCTCTCCAACATGGTCACCCTGCTCATGCGCATCCGCCGCACCAGAGACCGCAACGAACCGAAAATCGCCGCCCGCGAGATTCGCGCGCTCTTTACCGGCATCGCCGCCGCCGAAACCATTGACTCCCTGCGCGGTTACGAGGGCCGGGGCAGCGCCATCTATTTCAACGCCCTGCGCTGGGGGTTGCAGCAGGATCACGGATTTGCCCGCCGGGTGCGCCGTCCGCCCACTGATCCGGTCAACGCCGTGCTTTCCCTGCTTTACACCTTTCTCTTTAACCGGGTCTATGCCGCCATCCGCCAGGTCAATCTCGATCCGCATCCCGCCTTCCTGCATGTGCCGGATTACGGACGGCACTCCCTGGTCATGGATCTGATGGAGGAATTCCGGGTGATTATCGTCGATACCCTGGTGCTTTCCCTGTTTAATCTCAAGATACTCAAAAAAGAAGATTTTCGCGTTGAGCATCCGGCCCCGGCTGCGCTGCCCGCCCCGCCGTCCGAGCCGCTCGTTGACGTGACCGCCGATCCTTACGGCCATATGAGTGATCTTGACAGCAGCGATCAGTTCGACGTGCCGAGCCAGCGTATGGGTGAGAACACTCCGGATGATCTTGACATGGAAGACAGCGGCGGCAAGCCCGCGGTCAAGCTGCACGACGATGCCTTTCGTCGGGTGGTGGAAAATTTCGAGCGCAAGCTGACCACCGAGTTTTATTACCCGCCGGAAGAACGGGTCATCACCTATGACGCGGCTTTGGTGGCCCAGGCCGGTATGTATCGCAAGGTGATCGAGGGGTCGCTTCTGGTTTACCAGCCCCTGCAATTAAAATGA